The nucleotide window TCACGCCCACCGGCCTTCGCCGACGAGGTGGCCGCGGCCATGGCGGGCGAGGTGCTGCCGATGGGGTCCGCCGGGGCGAAGGCGATGGCGGTCGTGCGCGGTGAGGCCGACGCGTACGTCCACGCCGGCGGCCAGTACGAGTGGGATTCGGCCGCGCCCGTCGCCGTCGCGAAGGCAAAGGGCCTGTGGTGCGGTCGGATCGATGGTTCGCCGCTCGTCTACAACAACGAGGACACCTACCTGCCCGACCTCGTCATCTGCCGGCCGGAGTTCACCGAGGCGATCCTCACGGTCACCACCGAGGGCGCGGGCGGCTGACGAACCCGTCGCGCCTCAGTGCGTGACGACGACCTTGATCACGACGATCACGGTCGCCACCAGCGTGACCGCGCCGGCACTGAACACCGTTCCGCGGCTGAGCTGCTCGTGGTTGAGCCGGTCGATGACGAAGACCGTGCCGCCGATGCGCAGCAGGATCACGATCTCCGCGACGAGCTGGGCGGTACGGGGTTCGATCCAGCCGATCAGGCCGAGCAGCAGGATCGCGCAGGGCAGGAGCGCCGAGGTCAGGATCGGCACCGAGTCGCGGAGATGGCCCAGCACCTCCGATCTCGTCGGCTCGATCGGGCCGTCGGACACCCGGCGGGCGACCGCCTCGGCGAAGATGTGTGCGATGAAGGTCGACGCGGCGGTGCCGGCGAGGATCGCGATACCGACGAAGTCGTCCTCGACGTGCAGCGGGATGAGTACCGCGAGGATCAGGATGTTGCCGTAGATGTAGGCGCTGATCCGCGGCGCGGCGTGCTTGCGCTCGAGGGGGCTGTCGCGGCTGAACAGTGGTCCGTGCAGCAGGGTCCACGGACGATCGCTCATGGTTGAGAAAGCTATCAGCGCGGGACGAGTTCGGCGACGACAGCGGCGATGGTGTCGTCGGGCCGGGTGAGGCAGACCGTCGCCGCCACGGTGGCCACCTGTTGCGCGTTCGAGGTCACGTCCAGCTCGCGCAGCACCGCCGTCCGCGCCGCGTCGTCGAGTCCGCGGAACTCCGTGCACGTCATGGTCGACGCGGGCCCGGAACCCGACCCGCGCGACGGCGACGCGGTGGTGCGGGTCGGCGTTCCGGTGGTGGTCCCGCGGGTTCTCGACTCGGCGCTGGTGGTCCCGCCGGAGCTGGGCTCGGTGCTGCTGGTCTCGGTGCTGCTGGACGCGACGCTGCTCGTCGTCGACGCGGCGGTCCCGGGGGCGGGCGCGGGTTCGTCGGACGAGCACGCCCCGAGCGCGAGGGTCACCAGCGCGGTCAGGGTGATGGTCGCGGCCAGCTGCGCCGGACGGTTGCGGCGGGCGGGGACGGACATGACGGGACTCCTCGGAGAAGGTGATCCGGGTCGGGACCCGGCTGGTGATGGTGGGGCGGTCGGTCAGCGCATGAGGCCGGAGAGGACGCCGGAGATCGCGGCCCGGACGTCCGCGGTCTCGATGCGCATGAGGTCGTCCTGGCTGAGGGCGTCGAGATCGCCGGCACTGCTGAGGCGGAACTCGCGCTCCTCCTCGGCCGCTTCGATGATGTTGCGGATGAACCGGCCGTTACCCGCGAGGTCGGTGGCACGGCGCGTGGTGCCCTGATGCTCGCGGACGTCGTGGTACAGGGGCGAACATGCCTGTTCGATCTCGAACATCGCCTCGTGGGTCAACGACGAATCCCGCTTGCGCGCAATGAACTCGGCGATACGAGCGAGCTCGTCGGGGGTGTAGGAGTCGAAGCGCACGCGGCGGGCGAAGCGCGATGCCAGGCCGTCGTTGGACGCGAGGAACCGGTCGATCTCGGCGTCGTAGCCGGCGATGATGACGACGAGCCGGTCACGGTCGTCCTCCATCCGGGCGAGCAGCGTGTCGACGGCTTCGCGGCCGAACGCGTCGCCACCGGACAAGCCCTGCTGGATCAGCGTGTACGCCTCGTCGATGAACAGGACACCGTCCATCGCGGAGTCGATGAGTGCCGAGGTCTTGATCGCGGTACTGCCGAGGTGCTCGCCGACCATGTCGCGGCGGGTCGCCTCCACGACCTTGTCGGACTTGATGAATCCGAGACCGCAATAGATCTTGGCGACGATGCGCGCGACCGTCGTCTTGCCGGTGCCGGGCGGACCGGTGAAGGCGAGGTGCAGGCTGCGCGCCGATGTCGACAACCCGCGGTCGGCGCGGACCTTTGCCAGTGTCGCGGTGGACTGGAGCTTGGCCACCTGCTGCTTCACCGAGTCGAGGCCGATCTGTTCGGCCAGCTCGCGCTGCGCCTCGGTCACCAGCGAGCTCTGGGTGTCGGAGTCTGCGGTTCCCGACACCAGTGTCTCGGCGCGATCAGGGACCGACTTCGGGTCCCACCGGTCGGTGCGTTGGGCGATCTGCTCCGGCGTCGT belongs to Gordonia sp. KTR9 and includes:
- the eccA gene encoding type VII secretion AAA-ATPase EccA, producing MADVRKARALFELGVLSLNIPVEGQEPVDNPAQAAKAFTRATEWDPSLGDAWIGRLACGDSSNEVLLGLYRARGSIGAEQRRLGLPPGTIAGRWYTGMMIDFPASSAVEATAAYAASLVRGADFAGAEEVLDEVPPAHRVPIVDFVRAFLHFATQRWPDVLTSLTRSDRWNDPYMQAVADFMAGTSCVHLGMLGEGMRRLQNAVDGPIAACSTQAMFVYGLALREQGHEEKAKSMFEQAYARDPSLAAAAEAIRSPSLRVTATTPEQIAQRTDRWDPKSVPDRAETLVSGTADSDTQSSLVTEAQRELAEQIGLDSVKQQVAKLQSTATLAKVRADRGLSTSARSLHLAFTGPPGTGKTTVARIVAKIYCGLGFIKSDKVVEATRRDMVGEHLGSTAIKTSALIDSAMDGVLFIDEAYTLIQQGLSGGDAFGREAVDTLLARMEDDRDRLVVIIAGYDAEIDRFLASNDGLASRFARRVRFDSYTPDELARIAEFIARKRDSSLTHEAMFEIEQACSPLYHDVREHQGTTRRATDLAGNGRFIRNIIEAAEEEREFRLSSAGDLDALSQDDLMRIETADVRAAISGVLSGLMR